CAGGGAAGATACGCGGTCACTTTCACGTACACCCCCGGAAACCCAGCCCGCGCACATTCGTATCCGTACGAGATGAGTCCGATGAgggtgtagtagtagtactggCCGTTGGACGAGAGCTGCAAAAGAGAAGCAGTGCACAATGATGGGCCAATTAATTAGGTATTGCACGCCATGATTCAGCTGAGGTGCCTGTTTCACACTAAACAGGTCTAGACAAACATACGGCATGGCGCTCGTTAGTGCGTCCTTGGCGCGTAGAGCGTAGTGAAGTGGCTGGTATTTTAGCGTGAATCGGATATTAATCATTGCATCAGTCACATCGTGACGCATGTCGCGTGCCCACAACCCCGGGGGGGCTAGAAACGCACTAACCCCGCGTGCACTATACTAACCTCGGGCAACATTAGCGGACCGCCACTATCTCCTTGGCAGGAGTCTTTGCCCCCTTGGGGGAAACCAGCACACAGCACCGTGTCATCGAAGATCTGCCCGGGAAAGTACAGCTTGTAGTTGAACGCACACTGGTCAACCGGAAGCACGACCACCTGTGCCTCCTGCAGCCGGGCAGCGGTCGGCCCGTTGTACCCGACCGCTCCCCACCCGGCAATGAACGGTGCGTAATAGGTTAGATCCTTGGTGCGCTGTTTCGCTTCCAGCGGCAAACAGATCGGCCGGACTGCCTCCGTAATGGTGACGGATTTCTGCAACAGCACCAGCGCAATATCGTTGTAGATCTTTTTCTCATCGTAGCGCTCGTGCACCACCCAGCGCTGTATGTAGATGTCTACCGGGTTGGCACCGTCCTGGTCGGACGTGATGTCGTGCTCCCCGAGCCGTACAAAGTACAGCGCCGTCTGGATGCAGTGCGCCACGGTCAGGACGTGCAGGGTGGTGATCAGCGTACCACCGCACAGAAACCGTGGTCCGGCGTTAAGCTCGAACGATGTCGATCGATAGCCGAGTGCTGCCATCCATGGCCAAGCGTTTAGCTGCGCATCGACACCGCCGACCACACGCGTGTGCGTCCCGTTCGACATGCCACAACGGTCGGCATCGTTCGTTGGGAGCCGGTTCGAGCCGGTGCTGCTGGGCGGTACGGTCGTTGGGCCGGCAGTGCTAGAACCTGCTCCAGTGGATGAAACGGCCGCGAAAAAGAAGGACCCGGGTGCGGTAGTAACGGTTGGTGGATTGGTGAAGCTGGATGTCGTGTTTGAGTCTTGGTGAGCGAACCTGAACGTTGGACAGCAAACCTTTGCAACGGGGAagggaagagaagaaaagCACGGTGAACATGAGAAACCTCCTCGGTTAAGCTCTGTCTGCAATGGTGGTGAAAGCCAACATTACCATCGGTGTTACATCGCTGTAGCCACAGACTGACTGTGCCACATAGTTCTCGATCGCTGGATCGCGCAGATTAGCGTTGCGGATCAGCAGCTGCAGTATGAAGTCACAGTTTACGTACACGATGCAGATGCCATTCTGTGCGTTGGGCGTTAGGCAGCTGTCGTCTGAAAAAAGGAGAGAAAACATTCGCCGCATTACAGTCGGTGATGGTAGTGGCAATCTTTCTTTGGCAAAGAGCATACGTATTCGAACGCTTTCTTACGTACTACTCAACTTCGCGCGGTAGTAACCGGTATCGCTCGTGGATCGATGCACGGGCAACCGTTGTACGTTTGCCTTGGATCGATGCTGGGCATTGGATCGAACCCAGAGAAGGTGGTAGACGATAGCACCGACGATGGACAGGTCGGTGGTACCGATGGGCAGGAAACGGTAGTTGCGGCGATCGTGGTCGGAACCGTGCTTGTCAGTCCCGGTGGATTAATCGTCGAGAGGAAGGTCGGGAACGTTGGCAGTGGTGATATACCCGTGACCGGAGTAACCGGGGACAGAGTGGATGTTAGTATAGCACCGGGAAGCGTACCGGTGCCGGTGGGTGGATTCGTAAAGGTAACGGTAGGGAACAGGGGTGTGCTTGAAGTGGAAGTCAGCACAGGATTGGAGATGGTGCTGGGAGGAAACGTTGCACCACTGCCCGTCGTAGTGGGTGCTTGAGTAATGAAGGTGGTAGAGGTAAGACTAGGCACCGGGATCGTCTGCGTTACAACGGAGGTAGAAAACGTGAACGGTACGGACGGGCTAGTCGTGGCAAACGTGGTTGACGTGAACGGTGCGCCCGTTGGAGTGGTTCCCGTACTAAACGTTAGCGATGGGCTGGTTAGCGGGGTGAAAGGAATCGCGGAGGACGCGGTCGAAGCAGGAAAGGTGTAATTCGGTGGCAGCGTAATGAACGGGAATGGAGTCGTCGTTTTCATATGGTTGAAACAGATCCCCTTCCAGTGGGCCAACTTCACTAGCCAGGGAAACATCAGCAGCTTCCAGCAGATTTCGTCCAACGACATAACCGTTCGCACCACACACTATGTACCAGCACAACACGACCGTTCTCACTATGCTACTCACTACTAACCGGGTGATCGGGTGCTTTTGTCGCTTTTAAGCCATAGTGGACACACCTCACAAAAACAGGAACAATAGAATCACACGGTGCAGCTGTGGCAAAAAGCCTTCAATGTCATTTTTAATGCTCCTGATCACTCGGCAACCGGTACGTGTCGCACTTTACACGTTCGACTAGCATATGATTCAATAATCGCCAGGGAATGGTATTCGGCGCATAGGTGGTGCAGTGTGAAAAAGTGACCACACTCCCGTCACGCTCTTGAACCTTCGCTGGCTATCATCTGCTCAATATGTTCTCATCGACAGATTTACTAGAGCATAGCATTTCTGTTCTAGGTCGAAGCCACAGGTTAGGTGTTGATTATGCAGCGTGCGGGGCTTACGAGAAAGATTTCAATTCGCGACGAAATCTCATAATTATAGACACTTGAAAACTGTTGGTGCGCCTCCCTGCATAGTGCACAGGTTATTTaactaaaatttaataataccTACTCCCTCTCAAATGACCACATAATGTAACATGCTGTTTGCTTGATGCTTAAAATATCACATTATGTTTTAATCATTCTACTTACTCTGTCCGTCTGCGAGATGAAACAATATCAAACTGATAATCAAGAACAAACCGCTGGAATACATCACGCTTTTAAACTTAACCTATCCTCAAACGGTAAAAATGTATGAACTTTATTCTGCAACAGTTAAATCCGAACTGGACCAAGCGCTGGCGATCGCAAAACTTTGCTGATTATTTGAGGCAGCTATTAATGTGCGAATTGTACTCGTTACACGTTTTTGCTTCACGTTGggttcgtttattttttcgtcCACAAAAATACCGCCAAATGTGACCAGCCATGGCCCATGGGTGTTTGTTTGGTACTGTTTGATGTGGTGAATATGGATCAAAAAAGTGTTCGGATTAAACGCAGAGGATTATCATTCGAATGATAAGCTCAGTACACGCACTTAAGGTATGTTTCCATATTAATGTTGACTCGATTCGTAAAAGTCCTGATACTCGTGGTCTAACAGGACTAGATACTGATCGATTCTTTATTCCTACTTGTAAATGGCTTTGCGTAAAACATATGTAATAAAAGATACCcaaccaataaaaaaacagaaggaTTGTCGTTATATTTCCAGAACGATCAAACGATGCCCTGTGGAATAGAGGATTGGATGTTTCAAACATACCACTAACAAATGTTTGGTTTCTACAGCACTATCGTTATATTTTCAACTCGTGCGATTGttactttttcaattattattcaaagtcttttccctttttaatAAAACTCAATATCTCAACGCCGACGAACGAAATTCTTAAAGTCTTTGTCACTCGCGGAAAATGATAGATTTGAGAAGGTAGAAATGAACTTGATGAAGTTAGGTAGTTTTGGTCTGGTAACTATACGGCTCGGAAAAAGATGTTGCCTGTTGTTTTGAAAGAAATCCGGAACCTATTATATGTACTGAAATATCACATATTACTTTCATACATGGAGTGGAGTATGATGATCATGCTTGAAACATATTCAATCTTCTTTTACTTAGTTGAGTTTCACCTACACCAACGCTTGTTTGATATAGCTTCGTAACCATTGGTATGAAACACGAATGACCTCGTCAGAACTGGCACGAAATACATTAATAAAACCATCGTTAAAAGTTCAATACCGGCTTTCCCCGATTCCCTCAACGTCAAGATCACCCGCAATTGAAGACTGTACAGGcatcccccgagttacgaccccctcgaatTACGACGATTCgtagatacgacgattttgattttgacagttaaaagttgtcattgggACGAAATTgctatatttttttgaatttctgtgCCGATAACCGTTTCAAACACATTTCCACAGATTCAACAACTCTCCggtcttgaatatctatatcgtaTAAACGGCTTTTGgaagaaaattaatacataatcgtacattattttaaataaaatacacgatttCATAGATTCCGACACTTCAACTTCGGTCATAAACgtaattttcacaaatattcgacatacgactatttcgacttacgccttgctttgggacattttttcggtcccaaatagaGTCGTAtatcgggggacacctgtgcATCAAAAGCCACCACCGAATCAGCTGATACGATAGCGAAACATGTACGAGCAAGAGAGACGGCGGGGCGCAGATGCTAATATGGCTCACACATGAAATGTACGACCCCATGACGTCaatgagggggggggaggggttggagtgtatttattttttggccATTTAATTTTGCCCTCCAACACAATCGCACTGAACtcaaaaacctttaacttgaaccctcaaaaaccctcgctcgaaacgtcaaaaaccgTCGCAACGACTTACAAAAACAATCGCCAGCGAGGAAAAATCGCACCGATTTGGAGCGTTGCCGAGCTCACGAAAACCCAAGGTCTATTTAGGATAGAGGTCGAAGCATAGCTTGTTTCTGTTCCGACATTTTGAAGCTGCGTTTGACACTTCGATTagaaagtgtttacaaacaactcACGCAGCAATCTGCAGAATCGAGTGGAACATAATGGATACCTTTActgcaaaaaaacaaggaaacaaGAGATATGTAGCATAATTTTAAACTGCGTTCAATACGGAAACAATATTTGTCAACAACGTTCTTTCATACAGGTGCTGAAAACAACTTTATACAGCAGTCTTCCCACAGGAATTTGCGTCTCACAACTTGCCTTCCAGTGAGTTTGGTGAAGGTTTTCGGTATATATGCGGAGAAATAAGAATTGCTTGCAATGTTTAATGAGGTACGTATTCTCCATAAGTAGAAACTACAAGATGCAACTTAAAACAATTAgctttttatcattttgtagGTGATATTCTTTTGAATGAAGCATGTTCAAaccagcttttttgttgtacaatCCAACGATCCGGCTGCTGTTCTTATCAAATAATGCTTCAAATATCGCAGCGTTTGTTTTACGGTAGCTGAACAACACTTTTAAACTAGCTTATAGATTGCAAGCACCAACTCTCAGTCGTCTAAACATGCTCAACAATGGAATACGGTGATAGTCTATGAAGCGCGGCgtgcaaacaacacacaactcCCAGCCAATCGCTAGCGATTGCTTattttcattgtgttttctGAATGTTTGTGATGGTGATCACTCAATACTTAATTCCAGGGTTTTGTGGAGCACCTGGACAAGAACGTGCACAACGTGCCCTGAAGATGCAGCTAGTCGGCTTGAGGAAGGATTTTATTTGGGGCCCGCGAATGGGGATGAATATATTTGTATCGTCAGCATAAAGAAAGTGGTTTCCTGGAGCAAAAACCCCGAATACGCCATACAAAGAGTACAATGAAACGTCGATCAACGTTGCTTCCTTGTGACATACCCAACGAAGCGATGGTACGGTGCAAAGTGTAGTGTCCAGGCCAACAGCTGTTCCGGCAGTCTGAGAGTTCGGAGTTTGACGAGTAGTAAGGAATGTGGAACAGTGACGGATTAAGGATATCGGGGGCTCTAGGCGACTAGACTAGACTAGAGAACtacggggccccaggcgaccgcctagtccgcctaccgttagatccgccactgatgTGGAACACTATCGAAAGCAGCCTTGGCCGCTTTGAAGCATTGATAGTGTCAGCCGAGTGATTCGTGCGTTGTGATCGCTGCCTTCTGATTTCCGGCCAGCATCTGCAATTGTACGATGGCAAACCTTACCTGTAGCAGCTCGTTTGTACGTCCGGCTAACAGCTAAACCGCCTGAACAGTAGTACATCATTCGTTCATATTGCAGGTTCGCTTTTCCTCTAGAATGcttatttaaattgataataaaGGCTTACCAACTGGTTTCAGCTTCTTAAACGTCTTCTTGTTTTCCTTGGACGGTGAGTTGATGAGCTGGTAATCGTCCTTCACGAAATGTGAGGAGCACAAAATATGGTTTTTTGAAGGAGTCCATTTGTCTTCTTGTTTGCAAAATAATATCCATTTGCGCAAAAGAACTGGCTCAGTTGGAAATTTATGGAAAATGATGTCGatgttgtgcttttttgccAGATACCGGCTATTGCTACAAAAAGATGCAGCGCAAGTTGTTGTCATGTTGTACACTGAAATTGCATAACAAAATTAGTCTCATGACTTCAAAATTAACACCAACATACCTTTAAACGAGTTAAACTGCACCAAAacttcgattattttaatatttggaTGGAATATAGGTCGTTTTTAAAAACTCGGTACGCGTGtaactcgttttttttctaaaaccaCCGCCGTCGTATGAAGGTAAACAACTTCTTACCGAAATGTCAAATTTTTCCCACAGCTGTTTGTCAATTTACACTGAATGCTTCAACCTCTATCCTCAATAGACCTTGACGAAAACCACGGGTTTTGCCTAGCGGGCGGCCCCGTACGTCAAACAACCGATTCGTTTTATCCGTGCACCCtcccgaacgaacgatgctcCACCGTATTTTGTTTCCGTTGTGTTGTTAGTAAACGCGCCGtcggtttttggttttatttcgaTTGTTTCACCCAGTGCACCGCGTATTCCCTTCGCCTGATCGTGTTTGCACCGCGTGTGCATGTGAGTTTGTGAAGTTCGGTGTGCACGATCGCTCCTCCTCTTCCCGCGCACTCCCGTTCGTTTTCCCCAATCCACCAGGGCCAGGGTGTTCCAGAATGTCCCGTTACAACCAAACGCACGCAGGCTATGCCCAGACCTTCAAGCTGGTCGTTGTGGGTGGAGGAGGTGTTGGCAAGTCCGCTATCACCATCCAATTCATTCAGGTATTTTTAGCAGTAAGCTAAACATTGCGATATCGCACTTTTCCCACCCGCCCGCAAGCCCTTCCCCTGGGCAGCAGCTACCgtgccagcatccttgcgtaAGCTGAAGAGAAACAAGTAGCATCTGGTGCTGTTGCATTGCCAGATAAGATCCATTTCGGATCATAAGTCACGCGGAAACAGGTCGCTCGCTCGATGTGAAGTGTTTCGCTATCGCCGATTTTGCTCCCGCCGCTGGCCTCGCACTTGAGGGGCCCAAAATCAGCCACTTTCCTCAACCATCATTGTCCATCGGCTGGTGTTCCatgcgaacgaacgaacgaacgaacgagcgtACGAATACAATCTTCGCCCGCGCGTAATCTCGTTGCCTCGATGCGCGTGATCGCGCGAAAGAGATGGTGCATGCAAATACGCTGCTCGCGAACCAATCATAAGCTGTAATTCACCGCATAAGTTAGGACGACGTCATCCACCGCCGTGCGGCCGCTGCTGGGACTGTCACTTGTCCCCGTCGTTATCGCCCACATAATTTTTGTACACTTTCGTCACTCTTTGCGATCCGCTGCTGATTGCCAAGGCAAACAGAACGGGCCAGCGGCATGAATCGTTGCCATTGAGACGAAATCCCGCTTGGGTGGGTTCATGGCGCTCGAGGAggatgaagttttttttttctacttttctGTAACAGATGAAACATACACGCGATCTATGCGCTCTCGATCATGTCACACCTCTGAAAGTGGCATGCGAAAAGAAATAGGGAAAAATGATGATGCTGTTCTGCTACCCCTGACCATGAACGGTGCAATGTTCTGTTGGAAATGGCGTTTGAAACGAAGCAGATGGTGCTGGTGTTGCGAGGATTATCGCAAAGACCAACGGATCGCGAGACCTTGTGCAGCCAAAAAAGCCATCcacagcacgcacacacacacacactcacacgagGAACCTTGAAAGCAGATGCTAATGAATTTATTATATGTAGATAGAGGGGGTAACTCGGGAAAACCACGGCACATATGTATGCAACAAGTTGGTTCTATTCTTAGTGATGCACCCGCGACCGCTGGCCTTCGGTATTGCAGTAGAAGGGCGCGGCATTTGATTTGCTCTTAGCGGAGGATGATGGTGTCATACGAACATGGTGACATTGATCGCCCACAAGCAGAACGGAATCATAAACGAAAACATATTTCCTTTGTCCATGCGCACGAATCTAGGTAAATCTTGACCTACAATAGATCGCTGGCAACAGTTGGTAACGACTAGCGTGGTTAAGTACAACAGGCACCGTACGCACAGCAGCGATGAGTAATGCAGATGAAAGTGAACGATCTGTTctaaaaatatttgcaataaTTGTTCATAAACGCTATAAATAGGTACGCTCACCTATCGGTGTGGCAGAACTGGCGGAACTACACGGCATGGGGTAATGGCAATGAAGTGTTGTAGGCCTGCGGGAATGCTTGTTGTTACCATGGATTATGTTTCTATCTTTTGCGAAATGACCTCGCTTGCAGGGCAGGGCTAGATCGGGAGTATCGAAATAAATTGGAATGTAAATAAGCGTTCGCACAAGTAAATATTACATCTGGCGCATATGTAAATCCCTATCTACTGTGACTTTTCTCTTCTGCTTCTTTTAGAGCTACTTTGTAACCGACTACGATCCTACAATCGAAGATTCCTACACCAAACAGTGCGTCATCGACGATGCGCCTGCAAAGCTGGACAGTAAGTAGCGACCGAATGCGATACAAATGTGTGTTAGTGTTGTGATTGCTaatgtttgctttccttttacCCCTGCCCTGCAGTACTCGACACGGCCGGCCAGGAGGAGTTCAGTGCAATGCGCGAACAGTACATGCGTTCGGGCGAGGGCTTCCTGCTCGTGTTCGCCGTGACGGATCACGCGAGCTTCGACGAGATATACAAATTTCACAAGCAAATACTGCGCGTGAAGGATCGCGACGAGTTCCCGATGCTAATGGTGGGCAACAAGTCCGATCTCGATCACCAGCGCGTCGTTTCGCTGGAGGAGGCGCAACAGTTGAGCCGGCAGCTAAAAATTCCCTACATCGAGTGCAGCGCGAAGCTGCGCATTAACGTCGACCAGGCGTTTCACGAGCTCGTGCGGGTGGTGCGAAAGTTTCAGCTTTCCGAGCGACCGCTGGTGGATGAGAAGGGCAAGCGAAAGAACAGGAAAAAGTGCTGCATACTGTAATGGAGTGGTTCTTACTGACAAATTCCTTCCCGTTTACAACCGCCATCACGTTTGCTGCTCGTGCTGCTCGTGCTTCCCTCCTCATCACTACTAACGAGCGGGTTCGCTCGTTCCCCAGTGCCGAAAATGCAGCTAAtcttcgttttgtttcgtttaattaCGTTTAACTACCATGGTGTTGTGTTCGTTTCCGTCATAATTTCGTCGTCGATCGATGTGTAAGATAGGTGTAGTACACTTAACCACACTCCCCGCAACACTCACAACAGAACGCACAGCGCGAGAGCTGAAAActcaaaaacaaacccccaCTAATGCATGTTTTAGTATTTAAGCTAACTAAATCGAACAGAGCGCAGCCGAAATAGGATGGTTTTAAGTGCCAAAGTGCCCACATCCTGCTGTAAGCGGGACAATAATGTGTGCATTGTTTGTTACAGATGCAACTAACGCACACCTACACAGCAGACTGCCGCCCCAAATGCTCTCCCCACCGATCAGCGCTGGGTGTGTTGGCAGGCATATTCAGATCTATACTTGACTTTTATTGCTTATCGTAAAACGTCGAAACATTTTACATTGTTAGCTCCATATCAATCGATGCATCGATTTTGCCAAGAGCAAGACTGGTGTTGCTGGaatagagatagatagagcGGTGGGAGAACGACATCCGACGATGTGCCATAACAGAGCAATATTCTGAAGATGATGTTATGTTTACCTAACGTTCAATGTTTTGCACAAACTAACCGTCTTTTTATGCGGTTTATAACTTTACTCTGGAATGGGTTATGTGCCAGCTCCATACTCAATCATTGGCACGATTGTTATGTAGACACACATTGAACAAACACGATTTCATTCGATGTTCATGGCattgttttgtaatttattcttttttcacACACAATTTGTTGTGAAATTATTTGCTGCTAGAGCAAAAATTAATCTGCAAACAGTTTCGTTAAAATCATTCGAACTAAGTGAGTGTATTTTACAGCACTACTGCACGAGTTCAGATGAATGTTAacggcaaaagaaaagaagaaaaaaccagcATATATCAAACGACGAATTTGACGGGGCGCTCAAAAGcgtcacatacacacatatttaACGATATCGAAAACAAGACTTATCCGTAGTTCACTAagtgttacattttttaattgGGAGGAACAAACCGCCCGATCGTGTTGTGTTTACACACCCTTCACGAAGCGAACGGCAGttacagcaaacagcaaacattaTATACAATCCGGATATaaaggaaagcaaacacacagttGTTAGTGTAGAACAATAATCTAATCATACGCGCGCTAGCTAATACATACAAAGTAACAGAACGGCGTTAATATTCGTTGTACAATCGGTAGTTTCGTAAACGACCGGCCCAATCGCAGATTAGTTGTCTATCGCGGTCCCAGTTGAAGCAACTAGGGATACACTAATCGGGGCAATGGCATACAATGATACGGCCTATTATAGGTGAACGACGATAGCGCAACGCTTTCGTATATGCAGCCAAGAGAACAAGTGTCTATTAACCAAAATAATAACGGAACGTTAATGATTAGCTTTATTATGTGTGCTTCGACAAATGCAATCAGCTGTGGCAGCTAAAA
This is a stretch of genomic DNA from Anopheles merus strain MAF chromosome 2R, AmerM5.1, whole genome shotgun sequence. It encodes these proteins:
- the LOC121588712 gene encoding ras-like protein 2; amino-acid sequence: MSRYNQTHAGYAQTFKLVVVGGGGVGKSAITIQFIQSYFVTDYDPTIEDSYTKQCVIDDAPAKLDILDTAGQEEFSAMREQYMRSGEGFLLVFAVTDHASFDEIYKFHKQILRVKDRDEFPMLMVGNKSDLDHQRVVSLEEAQQLSRQLKIPYIECSAKLRINVDQAFHELVRVVRKFQLSERPLVDEKGKRKNRKKCCIL